From the Osmerus eperlanus chromosome 21, fOsmEpe2.1, whole genome shotgun sequence genome, one window contains:
- the LOC134007119 gene encoding cysteine/serine-rich nuclear protein 3-like isoform X1: MTGILKRKFEAVEGPSPCLSLLGVDDEVSGGSDSGNSSDSVNPGPSGPLSASSSLRREKRMRGRCVRFEGVTVFYFLRRQGFTSVPTQGGSTLGMSTRHSWVRRYSLGEFALEQERSHRDLLREHLKQEKLNSIRLKLTKNNTVSSEQAESLTLDDISEEDIDLDNTEVDDYFFLQPLTTRRRRALLRASGVRRIDVEEKQDLRALRVSREECGCDCRGRCDPRTCACSLAGIKCQVNGAVVDRMSFPCGCSKEGCSNATGRVEFNPVRVRTHFLHTIMKLQLESSIELQHQPAAPQTPNGNGYHGDPASAQRSLQYHLTDVAPRNPIMHLQTANETDQHMEEEEEEDDDDNDEEDDEEEYEDDDDEDGSSLCSGLSDCSTHSLETSEEEEGDEEEEENWEGSDEGSTVPPVSHTEVVPLSSVLGFSRNTPSNYTTVKSYYHPSTEYYHMASSIRAPPPANPHSETPSLPSLERDTLTTVEEQPHLSAKPPHTDLHPQPGGQNGCHHGGYDSVEPTDTASSSSTWEGNTAPCGETVELHQQTRTQNHWSRKELPGRSAAESEAKGSLTSKAEVSTLPDQNSCSVLGKGTTENTLG; the protein is encoded by the exons ATGACTGGCATACTGAAGAGGAAATTCGAGGCGGTGGaaggcccctccccctgtctgtctctgctgggGGTTGATGACGAGGTGTCAGGGGGCAGCGACAGCGGAAACAGCAGCGACAGTGTGAACCCTGGACCCTCTGGCCCCCTCTCGG cctcgtcCTCTCTGAGGAGGGAGAAGCGGATGCGAGGGCGCTGCGTGCGTTTCGAGGGCGTGACGGTGTTCTACTTCCTCCGGCGGCAGGGCTTCACCAGCGTGCCCACGCAGGGGGGCAGCACGCTGGGCATGTCCACGCGGCACAGCTGGGTCAGGCGCTACAGCCTGGGGGAGTTTGCcttggagcaggagaggagccaCAGGGACCTGCTGAGGGAACACCTCAAGCAGGAGAAACTCAACTCCATCAGGCTGAAG cTCACCAAGAACAACACGGTCTCCTCGGAGCAGGCCGAGTCCCTGACGCTGGACGACATCTCGGAGGAGGACATCGACCTGGACAACACAGAGGTGGATGATTACTTCTTCCTGCAGCCTCTGACCACCAGGAGGCGCCGCGCGCTGCTGAGGGCATCGGGGGTGCGCCGCATCGacgtggaggagaagcaggacctCCGGGCCCTCCGCGTCTCCAGGGAGGAGTGCGGCTGTGACTGCAGGGGGCGCTGTGACCCCCGCACCTGCGCTTGCAGCCTGGCCGGCATCAAGTGCCAGGTAAATGGAGCAGTG GTGGACCGCATGTCGTTCCCCTGCGGCTGCAGTAAGGAGGGCTGCAGCAACGCCACGGGCAGGGTGGAGTTCAACCCGGTCCGCGTGCGCACGCACTTCCTGCACACCATCATGAAGCTGCAGCTGGAGAGCAGCATCGAGCTGCAGCACCAGCCGGCCGCGCCACAGACGCCCAACGGCAACGGTTACCACGGAGACCCCGCCTCCGCTCAGCGCAGCCTGCAGTACCATCTGACGGACGTGGCGCCGCGGAATCCCATAATGCACCTGCAGACCGCCAACGAGACGGACCAgcacatggaggaggaggaggaagaggatgatgatgataatgacgaggaggatgatgaagaggagtatgaggatgatgatgatgaggacggCAGCAGTTTATGCAGCGGTCTTTCAGActgcagcacccacagccttgaAACaagcgaggaagaggagggagatgaggaagaggaggagaactgGGAGGGTTCAGATGAAGGTTCCACTGTTCCCCCGGTCTCTCACACAGAAGtggttcctctctcctctgtgttagGGTTCTCTAGAAACACACCCTCCAACTACACCACCGTCAAGTCTTACTACCACCCAAGTACAGAGTATTATCACATGGCCAGTTCTATAAGGGCCCCACCCCCCGCAAACCCCCATAGtgaaaccccctccctccccagcctagagagagacacactcacaacagTCGAGGAGCAGCCCCACCTCTCCGCCAagccaccacacacagacctccaccctCAGCCTGGTGGACAAAATGGCTGCCACCACGGAGGATATGACTCAGTAGAGCCCACAGACACCGcaagctcctcctccacctgggaGGGCAACACTGCCCCCTGTGGCGAGACTGTGGAACTGCATCAACAGACACGCACTCAGAACCACTGGAGCAGGAAGGAGCTTCCTGGACGCTCGGCTGCTGAGAGTGAAGCAAAGGGGTCCTTAACCAGTAAGGCAGAGGTGTCCACCCTGCCTGACCAAAATAGCTGCAGTGTTTTAGGTAAAGGTACTACAGAAAACACACTTGGGTAG
- the LOC134007119 gene encoding cysteine/serine-rich nuclear protein 3-like isoform X2, with amino-acid sequence MTGILKRKFEAVEGPSPCLSLLGVDDEVSGGSDSGNSSDSVNPGPSGPLSASSSLRREKRMRGRCVRFEGVTVFYFLRRQGFTSVPTQGGSTLGMSTRHSWVRRYSLGEFALEQERSHRDLLREHLKQEKLNSIRLKLTKNNTVSSEQAESLTLDDISEEDIDLDNTEVDDYFFLQPLTTRRRRALLRASGVRRIDVEEKQDLRALRVSREECGCDCRGRCDPRTCACSLAGIKCQVDRMSFPCGCSKEGCSNATGRVEFNPVRVRTHFLHTIMKLQLESSIELQHQPAAPQTPNGNGYHGDPASAQRSLQYHLTDVAPRNPIMHLQTANETDQHMEEEEEEDDDDNDEEDDEEEYEDDDDEDGSSLCSGLSDCSTHSLETSEEEEGDEEEEENWEGSDEGSTVPPVSHTEVVPLSSVLGFSRNTPSNYTTVKSYYHPSTEYYHMASSIRAPPPANPHSETPSLPSLERDTLTTVEEQPHLSAKPPHTDLHPQPGGQNGCHHGGYDSVEPTDTASSSSTWEGNTAPCGETVELHQQTRTQNHWSRKELPGRSAAESEAKGSLTSKAEVSTLPDQNSCSVLGKGTTENTLG; translated from the exons ATGACTGGCATACTGAAGAGGAAATTCGAGGCGGTGGaaggcccctccccctgtctgtctctgctgggGGTTGATGACGAGGTGTCAGGGGGCAGCGACAGCGGAAACAGCAGCGACAGTGTGAACCCTGGACCCTCTGGCCCCCTCTCGG cctcgtcCTCTCTGAGGAGGGAGAAGCGGATGCGAGGGCGCTGCGTGCGTTTCGAGGGCGTGACGGTGTTCTACTTCCTCCGGCGGCAGGGCTTCACCAGCGTGCCCACGCAGGGGGGCAGCACGCTGGGCATGTCCACGCGGCACAGCTGGGTCAGGCGCTACAGCCTGGGGGAGTTTGCcttggagcaggagaggagccaCAGGGACCTGCTGAGGGAACACCTCAAGCAGGAGAAACTCAACTCCATCAGGCTGAAG cTCACCAAGAACAACACGGTCTCCTCGGAGCAGGCCGAGTCCCTGACGCTGGACGACATCTCGGAGGAGGACATCGACCTGGACAACACAGAGGTGGATGATTACTTCTTCCTGCAGCCTCTGACCACCAGGAGGCGCCGCGCGCTGCTGAGGGCATCGGGGGTGCGCCGCATCGacgtggaggagaagcaggacctCCGGGCCCTCCGCGTCTCCAGGGAGGAGTGCGGCTGTGACTGCAGGGGGCGCTGTGACCCCCGCACCTGCGCTTGCAGCCTGGCCGGCATCAAGTGCCAG GTGGACCGCATGTCGTTCCCCTGCGGCTGCAGTAAGGAGGGCTGCAGCAACGCCACGGGCAGGGTGGAGTTCAACCCGGTCCGCGTGCGCACGCACTTCCTGCACACCATCATGAAGCTGCAGCTGGAGAGCAGCATCGAGCTGCAGCACCAGCCGGCCGCGCCACAGACGCCCAACGGCAACGGTTACCACGGAGACCCCGCCTCCGCTCAGCGCAGCCTGCAGTACCATCTGACGGACGTGGCGCCGCGGAATCCCATAATGCACCTGCAGACCGCCAACGAGACGGACCAgcacatggaggaggaggaggaagaggatgatgatgataatgacgaggaggatgatgaagaggagtatgaggatgatgatgatgaggacggCAGCAGTTTATGCAGCGGTCTTTCAGActgcagcacccacagccttgaAACaagcgaggaagaggagggagatgaggaagaggaggagaactgGGAGGGTTCAGATGAAGGTTCCACTGTTCCCCCGGTCTCTCACACAGAAGtggttcctctctcctctgtgttagGGTTCTCTAGAAACACACCCTCCAACTACACCACCGTCAAGTCTTACTACCACCCAAGTACAGAGTATTATCACATGGCCAGTTCTATAAGGGCCCCACCCCCCGCAAACCCCCATAGtgaaaccccctccctccccagcctagagagagacacactcacaacagTCGAGGAGCAGCCCCACCTCTCCGCCAagccaccacacacagacctccaccctCAGCCTGGTGGACAAAATGGCTGCCACCACGGAGGATATGACTCAGTAGAGCCCACAGACACCGcaagctcctcctccacctgggaGGGCAACACTGCCCCCTGTGGCGAGACTGTGGAACTGCATCAACAGACACGCACTCAGAACCACTGGAGCAGGAAGGAGCTTCCTGGACGCTCGGCTGCTGAGAGTGAAGCAAAGGGGTCCTTAACCAGTAAGGCAGAGGTGTCCACCCTGCCTGACCAAAATAGCTGCAGTGTTTTAGGTAAAGGTACTACAGAAAACACACTTGGGTAG